From a single Lewinella sp. LCG006 genomic region:
- a CDS encoding SDR family NAD(P)-dependent oxidoreductase: MRFQDQVLFITGAASGIGKAAAQEFAKEGAKLLLADIQVEEGKALAETLRNAGTDALFTHCDVANYASVQQAVALAEKHFGRIDIGLNNAGIGGPMASTRQLELADWDKVLAVNQSGVFYCMKEQFRLMEAQKSGCIVNVSSIAGMRGLPNQLAYTASKHAVIGMTKTAALEGARYGIRVNAICPVFTQTPLVDKLFASVEGIDQKLLRTIPLRRFGEVEDIVNAITWLCDPSSSFITGLALPIDGGQSV, translated from the coding sequence ATGCGTTTTCAAGATCAAGTTTTATTCATCACTGGTGCTGCTTCGGGTATCGGTAAAGCGGCTGCCCAGGAGTTTGCCAAAGAAGGCGCAAAATTATTACTGGCCGACATCCAAGTGGAAGAAGGCAAAGCCTTGGCCGAAACCCTTCGTAATGCAGGCACCGATGCCCTATTTACACATTGTGATGTTGCGAATTACGCTTCGGTTCAACAAGCTGTAGCTCTGGCCGAAAAGCACTTTGGACGGATAGATATTGGTCTCAACAATGCAGGCATCGGCGGCCCAATGGCTAGCACCCGCCAGCTGGAACTCGCCGACTGGGACAAAGTCTTGGCCGTTAATCAAAGTGGCGTTTTTTACTGTATGAAGGAGCAATTCCGCTTGATGGAAGCACAAAAAAGTGGCTGCATTGTCAACGTAAGCTCAATCGCAGGGATGCGTGGCTTGCCCAATCAACTGGCTTATACCGCCAGCAAGCACGCCGTCATTGGCATGACGAAAACCGCTGCCCTGGAAGGTGCGCGCTACGGCATCCGCGTGAACGCCATCTGCCCGGTCTTCACTCAAACACCACTGGTCGACAAACTTTTTGCCAGTGTGGAAGGCATCGATCAAAAATTGTTGCGGACCATCCCCTTACGGCGTTTTGGCGAAGTAGAAGATATCGTCAACGCAATTACCTGGTTGTGTGATCCGTCCTCTAGTTTCATTACTGGGCTAGCTTTACCGATTGATGGGGGGCAGAGTGTGTAG
- a CDS encoding VWA domain-containing protein, with amino-acid sequence MSTPDEHLQKWRLILGAKADPDGEVEMGEKLQGMSNTLDALYDSEKKGGLGNSVPNVNRWLGDIRRYFPRSVVQIMQRDALERLGLNRMLLEPELLAAVEPDVHLVGTLLSLAKILPDRSRETARQLVRQVTQELEKRLRQPLLQAIRGSLHRAARTRRPRPGDIDWRQTILKNLKHYQPKYKSIIPAELRGYARRQQQLRHLILLIDQSGSMAESVVHAGVLSCIMASLRSIQTQVIAFDTNVVDLTEHLTDPVDLLFATQLGGGTDINRALTYVEPLVSRPRDTIIVLLSDLFEGGNISEMFRRIARLQATGLQFICLLALSDEGAGAYDHGHAQQLGQMGIPTFAATPDQFPEIMAAAIQRESLGRFLK; translated from the coding sequence ATGAGTACACCTGACGAACATTTGCAAAAATGGCGACTCATTCTGGGTGCCAAAGCGGACCCCGACGGAGAGGTAGAAATGGGCGAGAAGCTCCAGGGGATGAGTAATACCCTGGATGCACTTTACGATAGTGAAAAAAAAGGCGGATTGGGAAATTCCGTACCTAACGTCAACCGCTGGCTGGGCGATATTCGTCGCTACTTCCCAAGATCAGTGGTACAAATTATGCAAAGGGATGCCCTCGAACGACTGGGCCTCAACAGAATGCTGTTGGAACCAGAATTGCTAGCCGCGGTAGAGCCCGATGTACACCTGGTAGGCACCTTGCTGAGCCTGGCTAAAATACTCCCCGACCGTAGCCGGGAGACCGCTCGCCAATTGGTTCGGCAAGTAACCCAAGAATTGGAAAAGCGGCTCCGACAGCCACTACTACAAGCCATTCGTGGCAGCCTCCACCGTGCTGCCCGTACCCGACGCCCAAGGCCAGGAGACATCGACTGGAGGCAAACTATCCTCAAGAATCTCAAGCATTATCAACCCAAATACAAGAGCATTATTCCTGCAGAGTTGCGCGGCTACGCTCGCCGGCAACAACAATTACGACACCTTATTTTATTGATCGACCAGAGTGGTTCCATGGCCGAAAGTGTAGTTCATGCAGGCGTACTGAGTTGCATCATGGCCAGCCTCCGCAGTATCCAAACCCAGGTGATCGCCTTCGACACCAACGTCGTTGACCTTACGGAGCACTTGACCGACCCTGTCGATCTGCTTTTCGCAACTCAATTGGGCGGAGGTACCGACATTAACCGTGCCCTGACTTACGTAGAGCCACTCGTCAGTCGGCCACGAGACACCATCATCGTCTTGCTCAGTGATTTATTTGAAGGCGGGAATATCAGCGAAATGTTTCGGCGGATTGCGCGGCTACAAGCGACCGGGCTACAATTTATCTGCCTGCTCGCGTTGAGCGACGAAGGAGCGGGAGCTTATGATCATGGGCACGCGCAACAACTCGGCCAGATGGGCATCCCTACTTTTGCGGCTACGCCCGATCAGTTTCCGGAAATTATGGCGGCGGCTATTCAGCGGGAGAGTTTGGGGAGGTTTTTGAAGTAG
- a CDS encoding geranylgeranylglyceryl/heptaprenylglyceryl phosphate synthase, with translation MIYPSLLDARLKGEKQLAVLIDPDKTDRKLITRLCELAAQGGVNYFLWGGSLVNETQAEYYLSFLRAHTKLPIILFPGSIYQLSAQADALLFLSMISGRNPELLIGQHVLAAPRIKRLNLEVIPTGYLYIDGGTTSSVGYMSNTQPIPANKPEIAQATALAGKYLGHRLIYLDAGSGAKNPVSPTMIKAVRKEIDDLPLVVGGGIRHPEQAEKAFGAGADCIVVGNSLEESPELLPELAAVVKGLTVQS, from the coding sequence ATGATCTACCCATCCCTTCTTGATGCTCGCCTTAAGGGTGAGAAGCAATTAGCCGTGCTAATCGACCCCGACAAAACTGACCGCAAGTTGATCACACGGCTGTGTGAACTGGCTGCGCAAGGGGGAGTCAATTATTTCCTCTGGGGAGGAAGCCTCGTCAATGAAACACAAGCTGAATATTATCTTTCGTTTCTAAGGGCGCACACCAAGCTTCCGATTATCCTCTTTCCGGGAAGTATTTACCAATTATCCGCACAAGCGGATGCACTTTTATTTTTGTCCATGATTTCGGGTCGCAACCCTGAATTACTCATTGGGCAGCACGTATTGGCGGCACCGCGAATTAAGCGCCTCAACCTGGAGGTAATCCCCACTGGTTACCTGTATATCGACGGTGGTACAACCAGCTCCGTAGGCTACATGAGCAATACCCAGCCTATACCCGCCAACAAACCTGAAATAGCCCAGGCCACTGCACTCGCCGGAAAGTATCTGGGGCATCGCTTGATCTATCTGGACGCTGGCAGCGGTGCGAAAAACCCCGTCAGCCCCACCATGATTAAAGCCGTGCGCAAAGAAATTGATGACCTGCCCCTCGTTGTTGGTGGAGGTATTCGCCATCCTGAACAAGCTGAGAAGGCTTTTGGCGCAGGTGCCGACTGTATTGTGGTAGGCAATAGCCTGGAAGAAAGCCCAGAATTGCTACCCGAACTGGCAGCCGTCGTTAAAGGGCTGACCGTGCAATCTTGA
- a CDS encoding DUF3857 domain-containing protein — MRIIPFLVLVFTQLSLLVQLDNKALLLHANEIVESEGQLEIISASEAIYSEKKRIVILNKESKANGFAVFYDPDNKILSLDADIYDLSGTPIRKVRKSEIRDVAAVDGVSIYSENRVQYIELNHSEYPYILEFSYRQKLKGLSFAVGENWYFQDRPSSAVTTSTYEISVPDDLDIQYQLYNMELEPKITHTDAEKVYRWEAKNIPAIKFEPYDVPVHRQLPILRISPNKFEIDKFSGSMQSWQDYGSFLQQLWVGRDQLPGELKTQIRELTADTEDTKEKISRLYRFMQENKRYVSVQLGIGGWQPFTAEYVEERGYGDCKALSNYMKAMLQEIGVESYPVIVYAGEHHPYEVEDDFVDPAFNHAILYVPSEDMWLECTSPINPPGYLGEFTNDRKVLLVTPQGGQLARTPKLGTTENNANEQFTIDLAADGSASLQYEAQLQGIPHEDWRHYQYAYSPKDIEDKIRNMGKLPTLSLSEVNIANDPKLPQNTLTFSATADRYASRAGKRLFVPLNLICPRTYVPDAVENRQYPVMIPYGYTEEATITFLLPEGYKTESLPQSELLETPFGRYETIVTEAEGSVTLQRNYQMYDQEHPAEDYEAFRDFLMTVAKHDASKMVLVSE; from the coding sequence ATGAGAATTATACCTTTCCTTGTCCTGGTATTCACCCAATTATCATTACTTGTCCAATTGGACAACAAAGCCCTTTTATTACACGCTAACGAAATCGTTGAGTCTGAAGGGCAGCTGGAAATTATCAGTGCGTCGGAGGCGATCTATTCCGAAAAGAAGCGGATTGTTATCCTTAACAAAGAGAGCAAAGCCAATGGTTTTGCTGTTTTCTACGATCCAGACAATAAGATTCTCAGCCTTGATGCTGACATTTATGACCTTAGCGGTACGCCCATCCGGAAAGTTCGCAAATCGGAAATCCGGGACGTTGCGGCGGTAGATGGGGTGAGTATTTATTCCGAAAATCGTGTCCAATACATTGAGCTTAACCACTCTGAGTATCCGTACATTTTGGAATTTAGCTACCGCCAGAAGTTAAAAGGACTCAGTTTTGCTGTGGGGGAAAACTGGTATTTTCAGGATCGACCTTCTTCCGCCGTAACGACTTCTACTTACGAAATTTCCGTGCCTGATGATTTAGACATCCAGTACCAACTGTACAACATGGAGCTGGAACCGAAAATAACCCATACGGACGCGGAGAAGGTTTATCGTTGGGAAGCCAAAAATATTCCGGCCATCAAATTCGAACCTTACGATGTACCGGTGCATCGCCAGCTACCCATCTTGCGGATCAGTCCCAATAAGTTTGAGATCGATAAATTCAGTGGTAGTATGCAAAGCTGGCAAGATTATGGCAGCTTTCTGCAACAGCTGTGGGTGGGGCGTGATCAATTGCCTGGCGAATTAAAAACACAAATTCGTGAGCTTACCGCTGACACAGAAGATACCAAAGAAAAAATCAGTCGCCTCTACCGTTTTATGCAAGAAAATAAGCGGTATGTAAGCGTACAGTTGGGTATCGGCGGCTGGCAACCCTTCACCGCTGAATACGTAGAAGAACGTGGCTACGGCGATTGCAAAGCACTGAGCAACTACATGAAAGCCATGCTCCAGGAAATAGGGGTTGAAAGTTACCCCGTGATTGTTTATGCTGGCGAACATCACCCTTACGAGGTAGAGGATGATTTTGTCGATCCCGCCTTCAACCACGCCATTCTCTACGTACCCAGCGAGGATATGTGGTTGGAATGTACCAGTCCGATCAACCCTCCTGGTTATTTAGGAGAGTTCACCAACGACCGAAAAGTCCTTCTCGTCACTCCTCAAGGAGGACAGCTGGCCCGTACGCCAAAACTAGGCACCACAGAAAACAACGCCAACGAACAATTCACCATTGACCTTGCTGCCGACGGAAGTGCAAGCCTCCAGTACGAAGCACAGCTGCAAGGTATCCCTCATGAAGATTGGCGCCATTATCAATATGCTTATTCCCCCAAAGACATTGAAGATAAAATTCGCAATATGGGCAAACTGCCGACCCTGAGCCTCAGCGAAGTGAATATCGCCAACGACCCGAAGCTTCCGCAAAACACCCTGACTTTTAGTGCTACTGCCGACCGTTACGCTTCCCGCGCAGGGAAACGCCTTTTTGTCCCTCTGAACCTCATCTGCCCACGTACTTATGTACCCGACGCCGTAGAAAATCGCCAGTATCCGGTAATGATCCCCTATGGCTATACCGAAGAAGCCACCATCACTTTCCTCCTTCCTGAAGGTTATAAAACAGAAAGCTTACCACAGTCGGAATTACTGGAAACGCCTTTCGGACGATACGAGACCATCGTGACGGAAGCGGAAGGAAGTGTTACACTACAGCGCAACTACCAAATGTACGATCAGGAACACCCCGCAGAGGATTACGAAGCTTTTCGTGATTTCTTAATGACGGTTGCCAAGCATGATGCGAGCAAGATGGTCTTGGTTAGTGAGTAG
- a CDS encoding DUF3857 domain-containing protein encodes MIGILSFFYVFALCAQTADYKPLEWGVVPDEDLQMTTYLLDTTAAALVLGDEGYMNVGKNNSGQYEWLLRRHKRLKILTEAALDKYSDVVIYYAHKDGTDHVRQIAAQSIAVDGTISEVKKGDIFHEKINEYWSKATFAFPEAKVGSVLEYRYEHFSHRVLTPQSWTFRGSLPVRSSYFQFGCSVPVTYTYLLQGAEYMAIEKNALGEDMLQLGDTHIYVNGTRFWMQNGGAVKEEPFMTSLDDYYINIRFQASATTSLATGITTPVYGTWESTSKELLEDVDIGQNYRKNKRYKNLLQAAEAVIEKQLPQEELLFAINRFITKEIPWSGKYGMNAIQSPDEAFAKHEGSIAEIQYAAVALLREYGIKAYPVLLSTRDNGSMITSFPFLNQFNYVITIVEINDVALLADFSDPLLKPGLIREEALNGLGFMVHEDSPAWITIGLPVVQDIFAWNGKITEEGTLSGEMKATMNTLSAKSDRQRMQAQSLDEIWDSRLPNGGSWSELTASNEEDIREDLSIQGKFEVAEAGFANGDYLYVSPIIHTNFSENPFQREQRNYPVDFPYAFEEKSVYQYELPSGYVVESLPDNINVILPNNDASFQYLIREKNQKISLIATLKISKTVYPPEEYEALRELFASAVQKMQEQIVLKKTE; translated from the coding sequence GTGATTGGAATCCTCTCGTTTTTTTATGTTTTCGCGCTTTGTGCGCAAACAGCAGATTACAAACCCTTGGAATGGGGCGTTGTTCCTGACGAGGATTTGCAAATGACTACTTACCTTTTAGATACCACTGCCGCTGCCTTGGTGCTTGGAGACGAAGGCTACATGAACGTGGGCAAAAACAATAGTGGTCAGTACGAATGGCTGCTTCGTCGGCACAAACGTTTAAAAATTCTTACCGAAGCAGCATTAGACAAATATTCAGATGTGGTCATTTACTACGCCCACAAGGACGGTACTGACCATGTACGGCAGATTGCAGCCCAAAGCATTGCTGTCGACGGAACGATTAGCGAAGTAAAAAAGGGCGATATTTTTCACGAGAAGATCAACGAATACTGGTCTAAAGCCACCTTTGCCTTTCCCGAAGCAAAAGTGGGCAGTGTGTTGGAGTACCGTTATGAACACTTTAGCCATCGTGTATTAACGCCTCAATCGTGGACTTTCCGAGGCTCTTTACCGGTGCGATCTTCCTATTTCCAATTTGGCTGTTCGGTGCCAGTCACCTACACTTACCTCTTGCAGGGAGCAGAATATATGGCAATAGAAAAAAATGCCCTGGGAGAGGATATGCTTCAACTGGGTGATACGCATATCTATGTTAACGGCACTCGGTTTTGGATGCAAAATGGCGGCGCGGTAAAAGAAGAACCTTTTATGACATCTTTGGATGATTATTACATCAATATCCGTTTTCAGGCCAGTGCAACTACCAGTCTTGCCACCGGGATCACAACCCCCGTTTACGGCACCTGGGAGTCGACGAGTAAAGAGCTCTTGGAAGATGTAGATATTGGACAAAACTATCGAAAAAACAAGCGGTACAAAAACTTGCTGCAAGCTGCCGAAGCGGTCATCGAGAAGCAACTCCCCCAGGAAGAACTCCTTTTCGCGATTAACCGTTTTATCACTAAGGAAATCCCGTGGTCAGGAAAGTATGGCATGAACGCCATTCAATCACCCGACGAGGCTTTTGCCAAACACGAAGGATCCATCGCCGAAATTCAGTATGCTGCTGTAGCATTATTAAGGGAGTATGGTATCAAAGCTTATCCGGTGCTGTTATCCACCCGCGACAATGGGTCGATGATTACTTCCTTTCCTTTCTTAAATCAATTCAACTATGTAATCACCATTGTTGAGATCAATGATGTTGCCCTCCTCGCCGATTTCAGTGACCCTTTACTGAAACCGGGCCTTATTCGAGAAGAAGCCCTCAATGGTTTAGGTTTCATGGTACACGAAGACTCACCAGCCTGGATCACAATAGGCCTACCGGTTGTGCAGGATATTTTTGCCTGGAACGGAAAAATAACGGAGGAAGGCACTTTAAGTGGCGAAATGAAAGCCACAATGAATACCCTGAGTGCCAAATCTGATCGTCAACGGATGCAAGCCCAGTCGCTAGACGAAATCTGGGATAGTCGTCTTCCTAATGGAGGAAGCTGGAGTGAATTAACCGCCAGTAACGAAGAAGACATCCGAGAAGACTTGAGTATCCAAGGCAAGTTTGAAGTTGCGGAAGCTGGCTTCGCTAACGGCGACTACCTCTACGTATCACCAATCATTCATACCAATTTTTCGGAGAATCCTTTCCAACGTGAACAAAGGAATTACCCCGTCGATTTCCCTTATGCTTTCGAAGAAAAATCGGTCTACCAGTACGAACTACCTTCCGGTTATGTCGTCGAATCGCTGCCAGACAACATCAACGTTATCCTCCCCAACAACGATGCATCCTTCCAATATTTGATCCGCGAGAAAAATCAAAAAATAAGCCTCATTGCCACGCTAAAAATATCCAAAACCGTCTATCCTCCAGAAGAATATGAAGCCCTGCGTGAGCTGTTCGCCAGCGCGGTGCAGAAGATGCAGGAGCAGATTGTGTTGAAGAAAACGGAGTAA
- a CDS encoding amidohydrolase family protein encodes MKKQTTILVVLVLWCFGTMLAQATFPYNGVKDQRDGWYAFTNATVIPKAGSEVKNATLVIKEGRIVSITPNGSVPEGAVVVDATDKYIYPSLIDMYAEYGLPEAKPAGDRPRQQPQMLSNKEGAYGWNEALKPEFRAHEYFTPDGKAAKNLRAYGFGVVSSHQQDGISRGSSVVVSLGDDRANEVIIKPEGAHYLSFSKGVSTQSYPNSLMGVMALLRQTYMDAEWYKNTDEEGTNLSLEAWNDLQYLPQIFAVADWQEALRAQVLAKEFGKEYIIKGAGDEYQRVAEMKASGAIFILPLVFPDAYDVTDPYDAHQLSLTQLRHWEMAAANPAKMAEAGIKFTLTADGHKKSSDFFEALRKAIENGLSEEAALRALTETPASLLGVAEETGTLATGKWANFLITSAPLFAKGTKIHHNWVQGKPYVIDALPTNDLTGSYNLKAGARAYNLTVEAKGAKIKIDEETELDVKYSEEGGLITLSFPQDKDAGLMRLSGVVDGTTWRGRGQDPTGAWINWEAEKTAGAVAAEEKAEKEAEAMKMVSRQTYPYGAFGWADRPQAETVIIRNATLWTNEASGVLEKADIMLQNGKIAQVGGSIRGPRGAVEIDGTGMHVTPGIIDEHSHIAISRGVNESSQESTAEVSIGDVVDATDIDIYRQLSGGVTTSQLLHGSANPIGGQSALIKLRWGYTPEEMKFAGAPGFIKFALGENVKQSNRSDSYGVRYPQTRMGVEQVFENYFTEARAYGEALARGEKVRPDLELETLLEILKGERFITCHSYQQGEINMLLKVADRFGFRVNTFTHILEGYKVADKMAEHGAGGSSFSDWWAYKFEVVDAIPYNGAIMHEQGVTVAFNSDDAEMARRLNQEAAKAVLFGGVSEEDALKFVTLNPAKLLHIDDKVGSLKVGKDADVVIWTDHPLSVYARAKHTYVDGIKFYDMDEDVSRRAALQDERNALIQKMLDAKAGGAKTQPAKGRGQRHYHCDTEDDEGR; translated from the coding sequence ATGAAAAAACAAACCACAATCCTGGTGGTCTTGGTGCTTTGGTGCTTCGGTACCATGCTGGCACAAGCTACCTTCCCTTACAATGGCGTAAAAGACCAGCGAGATGGTTGGTACGCTTTTACCAATGCTACCGTAATCCCCAAAGCGGGGTCTGAAGTAAAAAATGCAACCTTGGTGATCAAGGAGGGGCGCATTGTTAGTATCACCCCCAATGGCAGTGTCCCCGAGGGTGCTGTTGTCGTAGATGCTACAGATAAATACATTTACCCCTCCCTTATTGATATGTACGCGGAGTACGGTTTACCGGAAGCTAAACCTGCCGGTGATCGCCCGCGCCAGCAACCTCAGATGCTGTCCAATAAAGAGGGAGCTTATGGTTGGAACGAAGCGCTGAAACCCGAGTTTCGAGCCCATGAGTACTTCACACCGGATGGTAAAGCCGCCAAAAATCTGCGCGCTTACGGATTCGGGGTGGTTTCCTCTCATCAGCAGGATGGTATCAGTAGAGGATCATCCGTAGTGGTGAGCCTCGGTGATGATCGGGCCAACGAAGTAATCATCAAGCCTGAAGGGGCTCATTATCTGTCGTTCAGCAAAGGCGTTTCGACCCAGTCTTACCCCAATTCCCTGATGGGCGTAATGGCGCTGCTGCGACAAACTTATATGGATGCCGAATGGTACAAGAATACCGATGAAGAGGGTACCAACCTGTCGTTGGAGGCTTGGAATGACCTACAGTATCTTCCGCAAATTTTTGCTGTTGCTGATTGGCAAGAAGCACTGAGGGCGCAAGTCCTGGCCAAAGAGTTTGGAAAAGAATACATCATCAAAGGCGCCGGTGACGAATACCAGCGCGTAGCGGAGATGAAGGCGTCAGGTGCTATTTTTATTCTGCCACTGGTTTTTCCTGATGCTTATGATGTGACCGACCCTTACGATGCTCACCAACTTAGCCTTACGCAACTTCGCCACTGGGAAATGGCAGCGGCCAACCCTGCGAAAATGGCGGAGGCAGGTATCAAATTTACCCTCACCGCCGACGGACACAAGAAGAGCAGTGACTTTTTTGAAGCTTTGCGCAAAGCTATTGAAAACGGTCTTTCCGAAGAAGCTGCCTTACGTGCCCTTACCGAAACACCCGCAAGCTTGCTGGGGGTAGCCGAAGAAACAGGTACACTGGCTACTGGAAAGTGGGCCAACTTCCTGATCACTTCTGCTCCGTTGTTTGCTAAAGGCACTAAAATTCACCACAATTGGGTGCAAGGAAAGCCTTATGTGATTGATGCGCTACCCACAAATGATCTCACGGGTAGCTACAACCTGAAAGCAGGGGCTCGTGCCTATAACCTCACCGTAGAGGCCAAAGGAGCCAAAATAAAGATAGACGAAGAAACCGAGCTCGACGTGAAATACAGCGAGGAAGGTGGATTGATCACCCTTTCTTTTCCTCAGGATAAAGATGCGGGCTTGATGCGTCTGAGTGGCGTTGTGGATGGAACCACCTGGCGCGGCCGGGGTCAGGATCCCACCGGTGCCTGGATCAATTGGGAAGCCGAAAAGACTGCTGGGGCAGTTGCCGCTGAAGAAAAAGCCGAAAAGGAAGCCGAAGCCATGAAGATGGTAAGTCGCCAAACCTATCCTTATGGTGCTTTTGGTTGGGCTGACCGGCCGCAGGCCGAAACGGTAATCATCCGTAATGCCACACTCTGGACCAACGAAGCGAGTGGTGTTTTGGAAAAAGCAGATATCATGCTGCAAAACGGCAAAATTGCGCAAGTCGGCGGTAGTATTCGCGGCCCACGCGGAGCTGTTGAAATCGATGGCACCGGCATGCACGTCACACCTGGTATCATTGATGAGCACAGCCATATTGCCATCAGCCGTGGCGTCAACGAAAGCTCACAAGAAAGTACCGCGGAAGTAAGTATCGGCGATGTTGTAGACGCTACCGATATTGACATTTATCGCCAATTGTCGGGTGGGGTTACCACTTCTCAACTGCTCCATGGTTCAGCAAACCCCATCGGCGGACAGTCGGCCTTGATTAAGTTGCGTTGGGGCTATACCCCAGAAGAGATGAAATTTGCTGGTGCACCGGGCTTCATCAAGTTTGCGCTGGGCGAGAATGTAAAACAGTCCAACCGCAGTGACTCCTACGGAGTACGTTACCCACAAACCCGAATGGGAGTAGAGCAGGTTTTTGAAAACTACTTTACCGAAGCACGCGCCTACGGTGAAGCATTGGCACGGGGCGAGAAAGTTCGCCCTGATCTGGAGTTGGAAACCCTGCTGGAAATTTTGAAAGGTGAGCGTTTCATCACCTGCCATTCCTATCAACAAGGCGAAATCAATATGCTCCTTAAGGTAGCCGACCGTTTTGGCTTCCGCGTGAATACGTTTACCCACATTCTGGAAGGGTACAAAGTAGCCGACAAGATGGCGGAGCACGGTGCCGGTGGTTCTTCCTTCTCCGATTGGTGGGCGTACAAGTTTGAGGTGGTGGATGCTATCCCCTACAATGGTGCGATCATGCACGAACAAGGAGTGACCGTAGCCTTCAATTCAGATGATGCCGAAATGGCGCGTCGCCTGAACCAGGAAGCAGCAAAAGCCGTACTCTTTGGTGGTGTATCCGAAGAGGATGCCCTGAAATTTGTGACCCTCAATCCCGCTAAACTGCTGCACATTGATGATAAGGTGGGTAGCTTGAAAGTAGGTAAAGACGCTGATGTTGTCATCTGGACAGACCATCCGTTATCTGTTTATGCCCGTGCTAAGCACACCTATGTTGATGGTATCAAATTTTACGACATGGACGAAGACGTCAGCCGCCGGGCCGCATTACAGGACGAGCGCAATGCACTCATCCAGAAAATGCTGGATGCAAAAGCAGGAGGTGCCAAAACACAACCCGCCAAAGGTCGGGGGCAGCGCCACTACCATTGCGATACCGAAGATGACGAAGGACGGTAG
- a CDS encoding amidohydrolase family protein, which yields MQLKYMFLLFTTLLSSLLMGQPPVPGAVQAKPIAIVGGTAHLGNGTVIENALITFDKGKITRVDRATAKVDLSDHEVVDGMGKHVFPGLIAPNTQLGIVEIAAVSATRDNAETGYLNPNARSLVAYNTDSQVTPTVRARGVLFAQVTPEGGALSGQSSIVQLDAWNWEDAAVLADDGHHLNWPRRRSYNWRQGEWTKNEQYVEQVQSIEDFLRQAQAYCAGADREPNLRLASACGLFDGKQRLFVHVNLAKDIEQAILLGKKFDLDLVIVGGEESYLVTGLLKEYEVPVILGPTHALPGTLDSDVDQPFKTPAALYEAGVKFCLSNEGFWQQRNLPFQAGTAVAYGLPYEKAIQAITLDAATILGVADRIGSLEVGKDASLIITSGDVLDMRTSVVEQAFIDGRKVNLDNKQDQLYRRFQTKYQRQK from the coding sequence ATGCAATTAAAATATATGTTTTTGCTGTTCACCACGCTGTTGAGCAGCCTGCTTATGGGTCAGCCTCCTGTTCCGGGAGCAGTACAAGCAAAACCTATTGCCATTGTTGGCGGCACGGCCCATCTGGGCAATGGTACGGTTATAGAGAATGCCCTCATTACCTTTGATAAAGGCAAGATTACGCGCGTAGATCGCGCTACCGCGAAGGTGGATTTAAGTGACCATGAAGTCGTTGATGGAATGGGCAAGCACGTCTTTCCCGGCCTGATTGCTCCAAATACCCAGCTGGGTATTGTAGAGATTGCGGCCGTAAGCGCTACCCGTGATAATGCAGAAACGGGTTATCTCAACCCCAATGCACGTTCGCTGGTGGCTTACAACACTGATTCGCAAGTGACGCCCACCGTACGTGCGCGCGGCGTACTTTTTGCTCAGGTTACACCGGAAGGTGGAGCATTATCGGGCCAGTCGAGCATCGTGCAATTAGATGCCTGGAATTGGGAGGATGCCGCTGTTTTGGCAGACGATGGCCATCATTTGAATTGGCCCCGCCGCCGTAGCTACAATTGGCGCCAGGGTGAGTGGACAAAAAATGAGCAATACGTCGAACAAGTTCAAAGCATAGAAGACTTTCTTCGTCAAGCCCAGGCTTACTGCGCTGGCGCGGATCGGGAGCCCAATTTGCGGCTGGCTTCAGCTTGTGGTTTGTTTGATGGGAAGCAGCGTTTGTTTGTGCACGTCAATTTAGCGAAAGACATCGAACAGGCGATACTGTTGGGCAAAAAGTTCGACCTCGATTTGGTGATCGTTGGCGGAGAAGAAAGCTACCTCGTGACGGGATTATTGAAGGAATACGAGGTGCCGGTTATTTTGGGGCCAACCCACGCTTTGCCGGGTACCTTGGACAGTGATGTCGATCAACCTTTCAAAACCCCTGCCGCTTTGTACGAAGCTGGTGTGAAGTTTTGTTTAAGCAACGAAGGCTTTTGGCAACAGCGCAACCTTCCTTTTCAGGCCGGAACGGCTGTTGCTTATGGCTTGCCTTACGAGAAGGCTATCCAGGCAATTACCTTAGATGCCGCTACTATTCTAGGCGTTGCAGATCGTATTGGTTCGCTGGAAGTAGGTAAGGATGCGTCTTTGATCATTACCTCCGGTGACGTACTGGACATGCGCACCAGTGTGGTAGAGCAAGCTTTTATCGATGGCCGCAAGGTGAACCTTGATAATAAACAAGACCAACTTTATCGCCGTTTTCAAACCAAGTATCAGCGGCAAAAGTAG